From a region of the Nitrospira sp. genome:
- a CDS encoding penicillin-binding protein 2, whose product MSGSFSRGRRYVLLLVLLGGFGVVLFRLVTLQVLQAAELSVKADRQHQKTVSLEGARGTIVDRHGKILAMNVEVPSVFGVPTTLESPARTARQLSPVLHVRIDELERKLRQDRSFVWLARKLDPEQGRRLDRLSLDGVGVVMEGRRFYPKGPLLAHVLGFAGMDGEGLEGVERRYESSLHGEKRMMVLQRDAFGRTVFPKGLMERTPTSGHSLTLTIDEVIQYIAERELEDAVSRAQAKSGVMIVLDPKTGALLAMAISPRFDPNVVSALSPDRWRNKALTDAYEPGSTMKAMMAAAAIEERVVKPNTMVFGEHGHMTVANTVIHDHEKLGWISFAEVIQKSSNIGAAKTGMALGEQRLYRYLQAFGFGQRTEIDLPGEGAGLVKNPKDWGRRSVASISMGQEIGVTPIQMVSAVGALANGGVLMKPYVVSEIRDAEGHIIKQVPPQVKRRVISPETAHSVTKILEGVVTDGTGVKAAIPGFRVAGKTGTAQKIDPRTGTYSNSRFVSSFAGYVPADSPRLAMIVVIDEPQGEAWGGTVAAPIFSRVGEQVLGYLGVSSNEPVTLAMAPRKS is encoded by the coding sequence GTGTCCGGTTCTTTCTCTCGTGGCCGTCGATACGTGTTGCTGCTGGTGTTGCTCGGTGGGTTTGGAGTGGTTCTGTTCCGGCTGGTCACTTTGCAAGTTTTGCAGGCGGCTGAACTCTCCGTCAAAGCGGACCGACAGCATCAGAAAACAGTCTCGCTTGAAGGGGCGCGCGGCACCATTGTCGACCGGCACGGCAAGATTCTCGCCATGAACGTAGAGGTGCCGTCCGTGTTCGGAGTCCCCACGACGCTGGAAAGTCCCGCCAGGACTGCTCGGCAGCTGTCGCCTGTTCTTCATGTGCGGATTGATGAGTTGGAGAGAAAGCTTCGACAGGACCGGAGTTTCGTATGGTTGGCTCGAAAACTGGACCCTGAGCAGGGGCGCCGACTTGATCGCTTGTCGCTTGACGGAGTCGGGGTTGTGATGGAAGGGCGGCGATTCTACCCCAAAGGACCACTCCTCGCGCATGTGTTGGGTTTTGCGGGTATGGACGGCGAAGGATTGGAAGGCGTGGAGCGTCGCTACGAATCATCCCTGCACGGCGAGAAGCGCATGATGGTGCTGCAGCGTGATGCCTTCGGACGTACGGTATTCCCCAAGGGTTTGATGGAGCGGACTCCCACGTCGGGTCATAGTCTCACGCTCACGATCGATGAGGTGATTCAGTATATTGCGGAAAGGGAGCTGGAAGATGCCGTCTCCCGCGCCCAGGCAAAATCGGGTGTGATGATTGTGCTTGATCCGAAGACGGGAGCGCTGCTGGCTATGGCGATCAGCCCGCGATTCGATCCGAATGTCGTTTCTGCTTTGAGTCCTGATCGCTGGCGAAACAAGGCCCTCACCGATGCGTATGAACCAGGGTCAACCATGAAGGCCATGATGGCTGCGGCCGCCATTGAGGAGCGGGTGGTGAAGCCGAATACGATGGTGTTTGGAGAGCACGGGCACATGACTGTCGCGAACACCGTGATTCATGATCATGAAAAGCTGGGGTGGATCTCCTTTGCCGAGGTTATTCAGAAGTCCAGTAACATCGGAGCCGCGAAGACCGGCATGGCGTTGGGAGAACAGCGGCTGTATCGCTATCTTCAAGCATTCGGATTCGGGCAGCGAACGGAGATTGATCTTCCCGGAGAAGGGGCGGGGTTGGTCAAGAATCCGAAAGACTGGGGCCGCCGCTCCGTCGCGTCTATTTCAATGGGGCAGGAGATCGGTGTCACGCCGATTCAAATGGTATCCGCTGTCGGCGCTCTTGCAAACGGCGGTGTGCTGATGAAGCCCTACGTGGTTTCAGAAATCCGAGACGCTGAGGGTCATATCATTAAACAGGTGCCTCCTCAGGTGAAGCGACGCGTGATTTCTCCGGAAACCGCCCATAGCGTGACGAAGATTCTTGAAGGCGTCGTCACGGACGGCACCGGGGTGAAGGCGGCCATTCCTGGATTCAGGGTCGCTGGGAAAACCGGAACGGCTCAAAAGATCGATCCTCGGACAGGAACCTATTCGAACTCTCGATTCGTGTCTTCATTCGCGGGATATGTCCCGGCAGACAGCCCGCGGCTTGCCATGATTGTGGTCATCGACGAACCTCAGGGTGAAGCCTGGGGCGGGACAGTGGCTGCTCCGATATTCAGTCGTGTCGGCGAGCAGGTGTTAGGTTACTTGGGCGTGTCCTCGAATGAGCCGGTCACGTTGGCGATGGCTCCACGGAAATCGTGA
- a CDS encoding carbon starvation protein A, whose protein sequence is MKAAVNLLWVLLSLLGALALAHVTGAINPHEKVNGLWLVVAAACMYVLAYRFYGRWLATQVVVLNNQHVTPAVRLNDGVNFHPTNKVVLFGHHFAAIAGAGPLLGPVLAAQFGFMPGFLWLVIGAVLAGAVQDFIILVASMRRNGRSLPEIAHDELGSLTGTATAIAVLFIVVVALAGLGFAVVNALYHNAWGTFTIAMTIPIGFLMGFYLQKFRAGAVAEVSIIGVVLLIVAVLFGRVVAQSPYAWLFEFDKPALIWLLAGYGFLASVLPGWMLLVPRGYLSTFMKLGVVFLLGVGVILMAPTIEMPRVTSFAAGGGPIIPGTLFPFLFITIACGAISGFHSLVSSGTTPKMIEQESQAVVGYAAMLLESFVGVMALIAASVLIPGDYLAINTTLSADTLAAMGFAPARIAELSQLVEVDVAGRPGGAVSLAVGMASIFSALPGMSGLMAYWYQFALVFEALFILTTIDTGTRVARYLIQEMAGKVYAPFRRMNWVPGVMVSSGLVVGAWAYLIGTGSISTIWPMFGAANQLLGMLALCIGTTVLIKMWKAPYLWVTALPMLFVGMITLTGSYEMFWMFLKKAATLAAGQAFALYLDAVLVALVAVLGVIVLSDSLRQWYGYVVLKKPFTSSEVVVSAGGGSAGRMQAAIHCDAEKGFKLPHGTGCC, encoded by the coding sequence ATGAAGGCGGCGGTAAATCTGCTCTGGGTGCTGCTCTCGCTCCTCGGCGCCTTGGCGCTTGCTCATGTGACGGGCGCCATCAATCCCCATGAAAAGGTCAATGGTCTCTGGCTGGTCGTGGCGGCTGCCTGCATGTATGTGCTGGCCTATCGGTTCTATGGACGGTGGTTGGCCACGCAAGTTGTCGTACTGAACAATCAGCACGTCACGCCGGCGGTGCGGTTAAACGACGGCGTCAATTTTCATCCCACGAATAAGGTCGTGCTCTTCGGCCATCACTTTGCGGCCATCGCCGGAGCCGGGCCGCTCCTTGGTCCGGTGTTGGCGGCACAATTTGGATTCATGCCCGGTTTTCTGTGGCTCGTGATCGGTGCCGTGCTTGCGGGGGCAGTGCAGGATTTTATCATTCTGGTTGCCTCCATGCGACGGAACGGCCGCTCGTTGCCCGAGATCGCGCACGATGAACTCGGCTCGCTCACCGGCACGGCGACGGCGATCGCGGTGCTCTTTATTGTGGTGGTGGCACTGGCAGGGTTGGGCTTCGCGGTCGTGAATGCGCTGTACCATAATGCCTGGGGAACCTTTACGATTGCGATGACGATTCCGATCGGCTTCCTCATGGGCTTCTATCTCCAGAAGTTTCGTGCCGGCGCCGTGGCCGAAGTGTCGATCATCGGTGTCGTACTTTTGATCGTAGCGGTGCTGTTCGGACGCGTCGTTGCGCAGTCGCCCTACGCCTGGCTCTTCGAGTTCGACAAGCCCGCGCTGATCTGGCTGCTCGCCGGGTATGGATTTCTGGCCTCGGTATTGCCGGGCTGGATGTTGCTGGTGCCGCGCGGCTATCTCTCGACATTTATGAAACTCGGCGTCGTGTTTCTGCTGGGGGTTGGCGTTATCCTCATGGCGCCGACGATCGAGATGCCGCGTGTCACGAGTTTTGCCGCCGGCGGTGGCCCGATTATTCCCGGTACCCTCTTCCCTTTTCTCTTCATCACGATTGCGTGCGGGGCCATCTCGGGCTTTCACTCGTTGGTCTCCTCCGGCACGACGCCGAAGATGATCGAGCAGGAATCTCAAGCGGTGGTGGGGTATGCGGCAATGCTGCTGGAAAGCTTTGTGGGGGTGATGGCATTGATCGCAGCTTCAGTGCTGATTCCCGGCGATTACTTGGCGATCAACACAACGTTAAGCGCCGATACGCTGGCGGCCATGGGGTTTGCTCCAGCGCGGATTGCCGAGCTGTCACAATTGGTGGAAGTCGATGTGGCGGGACGTCCGGGCGGCGCGGTTTCATTGGCGGTCGGCATGGCGTCTATTTTTTCGGCGCTGCCCGGCATGTCAGGTCTCATGGCCTATTGGTATCAGTTCGCGTTGGTGTTCGAAGCGCTCTTCATTCTGACAACAATTGATACGGGCACACGCGTGGCTCGTTATCTCATCCAGGAAATGGCAGGCAAGGTCTATGCGCCCTTTCGCCGGATGAACTGGGTGCCTGGTGTGATGGTGAGCAGCGGCTTAGTCGTGGGAGCGTGGGCGTATTTGATCGGGACGGGCAGCATTTCAACCATTTGGCCGATGTTCGGTGCGGCAAACCAGCTGCTGGGTATGTTGGCCCTCTGCATCGGGACGACCGTGCTGATCAAAATGTGGAAGGCGCCCTATCTCTGGGTCACGGCGCTGCCGATGCTGTTTGTGGGCATGATCACTTTGACCGGTTCCTATGAGATGTTTTGGATGTTCTTGAAGAAAGCGGCGACGTTGGCGGCCGGGCAGGCCTTCGCGCTCTATCTGGATGCCGTGCTGGTGGCGCTGGTGGCGGTGCTGGGTGTGATTGTCTTGAGCGATAGTCTGAGGCAGTGGTACGGCTATGTCGTGCTGAAAAAGCCGTTCACGAGCAGCGAGGTGGTGGTGTCGGCGGGTGGAGGATCGGCAGGACGAATGCAGGCGGCAATTCATTGTGATGCTGAGAAAGGGTTTAAGTTGCCGCATGGGACGGGCTGTTGCTGA
- a CDS encoding PilZ domain-containing protein, with product MEATRTYQRHHYRVPLAVQYPVMFSDAEMIAEGKVVNLTVFGCTIECTDTVPEKTTLQVRLILPDQTQSLPVDEAEVRWVQGNRIGLQFHKVERAADFRLHGFVWDRMLERLRTIAQEGFSTS from the coding sequence GTGGAAGCCACACGCACCTATCAACGTCACCACTACCGAGTGCCGCTTGCCGTGCAGTACCCGGTGATGTTTTCCGACGCAGAGATGATTGCTGAAGGGAAAGTCGTAAACCTCACGGTGTTCGGCTGCACAATTGAATGTACCGATACCGTACCGGAAAAGACGACGCTCCAAGTGCGGCTAATCCTGCCGGATCAAACACAGTCCCTACCGGTTGACGAGGCCGAGGTTCGATGGGTCCAGGGTAATCGAATAGGTCTTCAGTTTCACAAAGTGGAGCGGGCGGCAGATTTTCGGTTGCACGGCTTTGTGTGGGACCGCATGCTCGAACGGCTCCGGACCATTGCTCAGGAAGGGTTTTCCACCTCCTGA
- a CDS encoding IS1595 family transposase, with the protein MSENLLVGKHLSDEKAAYDYLAKLRWPEGPKCVHCGAEKVYKLNVANVKRTVLKCGKCRKQFSATVGTIFEDSHIPLTKWFMAMQLVCSSKKGMSAHQLHRMLKVTYKSAWFMEHRIRYMMTHSPFSGKLGGIVEADETYIGGKEKRATGRSKKTAVFALVQRQGHVRSFVVHRVTSKNLREIIRENVTPETRMMTDEYHGYRGLKKEFASHETVNHSRGHYVRGEVTTNTIEGYFSLLKRGLNGTYHHVSKHHLHRYLAEFDFRYNARTEDDATRAMMALKGAEGKRLMYK; encoded by the coding sequence ATGAGTGAAAATCTATTGGTCGGCAAACATCTCAGCGATGAAAAAGCGGCCTATGATTACCTGGCGAAACTGCGCTGGCCGGAAGGTCCAAAGTGTGTGCATTGTGGCGCTGAAAAAGTCTACAAATTGAACGTCGCAAATGTGAAGCGGACCGTCCTGAAGTGTGGCAAATGCCGCAAGCAATTCTCAGCGACAGTCGGAACAATCTTTGAGGATTCACATATCCCACTCACCAAGTGGTTTATGGCGATGCAGTTGGTCTGCTCAAGCAAGAAAGGCATGAGCGCCCATCAACTCCACAGAATGCTTAAGGTGACGTACAAGAGCGCATGGTTCATGGAGCATCGTATCCGCTATATGATGACTCATTCGCCGTTCTCAGGAAAGCTGGGCGGCATTGTCGAAGCCGATGAAACGTACATTGGTGGCAAAGAGAAGCGTGCAACGGGCCGATCTAAGAAAACCGCTGTCTTTGCGCTTGTACAGCGACAAGGCCATGTTCGCTCATTCGTGGTACATCGTGTGACGAGCAAGAATCTGAGAGAGATTATCCGAGAGAATGTAACACCTGAAACACGGATGATGACCGATGAGTATCACGGCTATCGTGGGCTTAAGAAAGAATTTGCCAGCCATGAGACAGTTAACCACTCGCGTGGGCATTATGTGCGCGGAGAGGTTACGACAAATACTATTGAAGGCTATTTCAGCTTACTAAAGCGAGGATTGAACGGGACTTATCATCACGTGTCGAAGCATCACCTGCATCGATACTTGGCCGAGTTTGATTTCCGCTACAACGCGAGAACTGAGGATGATGCGACCCGTGCGATGATGGCCTTGAAAGGCGCTGAAGGTAAGCGCCTGATGTACAAATGA
- a CDS encoding YajQ family cyclic di-GMP-binding protein produces MADQFSFDVVSEVNMQELKNALDQATKEIKQRFDFKDSKTEITLKEKEKELVVVSDDEYKLKAVQEIVKAKCVKRGVSLKAFTQGAIEPALSGTVRQTAKIQSGLASDKAKEITKAVKDSKLKVQAQIQGEQVRVLSKSKDDLQSAIAFLKSKDFEIDLQFTNYR; encoded by the coding sequence ATGGCTGATCAGTTTTCATTTGATGTCGTGTCGGAAGTGAATATGCAGGAGCTGAAGAACGCGCTGGATCAGGCGACGAAGGAAATCAAGCAGCGGTTCGATTTCAAGGACTCGAAGACCGAGATCACGCTGAAAGAGAAGGAAAAGGAGTTGGTCGTGGTCTCGGACGACGAGTACAAGCTGAAAGCGGTGCAGGAGATCGTCAAGGCCAAGTGTGTGAAACGCGGGGTGTCGCTGAAGGCCTTCACTCAAGGTGCGATCGAGCCGGCGTTGAGTGGGACGGTGCGGCAAACGGCCAAGATTCAGAGCGGATTGGCATCAGACAAAGCGAAGGAAATCACCAAGGCGGTCAAGGATTCGAAGTTGAAAGTCCAAGCGCAGATCCAGGGCGAGCAAGTGCGGGTGCTGAGTAAGAGCAAGGACGATCTGCAGTCGGCGATCGCCTTTTTGAAGAGCAAGGATTTTGAGATCGATCTGCAGTTTACGAACTATCGCTAG
- a CDS encoding UDP-N-acetylmuramoyl-L-alanyl-D-glutamate--2,6-diaminopimelate ligase → MTFATMLQALEGHVRILEQHGDLGVSISAITDDSRAVSAGSLFVAVKGERVDGHHFIPAAMRGGMAALVTQQPACEVSVPFVQVEDSRKALGLLGSRFYGEPSSQIRMIGVTGTNGKTTTTYVCKALLEALGRQVGLIGTVAYQIGGNTIPAAHTTPGALELQQLLDKMVAAGCATAVMEVSSHALAQDRTSGCEYDVAVFSNLTQDHLDFHKTMEEYFQAKLRLFTGLTGGHKANKRAIVNADDSYGNRIAEQCPAPVWTYALKNKADLRAEAVRLSLQGTSFTAATPVGNFPVESHLVGEHNVYNLLAAIGVALHEGATPDQIRQAVDRVINVPGRFERVMAGQPFTVVVDYAHTEDALVRLLTAAQVLKTGRIITVFGCGGDRDRGKRPKMGAAAVGYSDVVILTSDNPRTEDPHAILEQVEVGVIDALRQRSHVQYRKVADRREAIKEAVREARAGDMVLIAGKGHEDYQIIGTQKFHFDDREVARDAIERLGVRV, encoded by the coding sequence ATGACCTTTGCAACCATGCTTCAAGCGCTTGAAGGACATGTGAGGATTCTTGAACAGCACGGAGATCTCGGCGTGTCGATAAGCGCCATCACCGATGATTCTCGAGCCGTCTCGGCCGGAAGCCTCTTTGTCGCCGTGAAAGGAGAACGGGTCGATGGGCACCACTTCATTCCGGCGGCAATGAGGGGGGGGATGGCAGCGCTGGTTACGCAGCAGCCGGCGTGTGAGGTTTCCGTTCCGTTCGTACAGGTTGAGGATTCCCGGAAGGCGCTCGGGCTTCTGGGGAGCCGGTTCTATGGAGAGCCATCCTCGCAGATTCGGATGATCGGTGTCACGGGGACGAACGGTAAGACCACCACGACGTATGTCTGCAAAGCCCTGTTGGAAGCGTTGGGCCGCCAAGTGGGATTGATAGGAACTGTTGCGTATCAGATCGGCGGGAATACGATACCGGCAGCGCACACGACTCCCGGTGCCCTCGAATTACAGCAGCTGCTCGACAAGATGGTGGCTGCCGGGTGTGCCACCGCCGTGATGGAAGTATCTTCTCATGCCTTGGCGCAGGATCGCACGAGTGGATGCGAATACGACGTGGCCGTTTTTTCGAATCTGACGCAGGATCATCTCGATTTTCACAAGACGATGGAGGAGTACTTTCAGGCAAAGTTGCGACTCTTTACCGGATTGACCGGAGGACACAAGGCGAATAAGCGGGCCATCGTCAACGCGGATGACTCCTATGGGAACCGTATTGCCGAGCAGTGCCCTGCCCCGGTTTGGACCTATGCGTTAAAGAACAAAGCGGATTTGCGTGCCGAAGCGGTACGGTTGTCGCTTCAGGGGACATCCTTTACCGCTGCGACTCCGGTCGGAAACTTTCCCGTGGAGAGTCATCTTGTGGGTGAGCATAACGTCTACAACTTACTGGCTGCTATCGGAGTGGCGCTTCACGAAGGGGCGACACCCGATCAAATCCGTCAGGCTGTGGATAGGGTGATCAATGTGCCGGGACGGTTTGAACGTGTCATGGCGGGGCAGCCGTTTACAGTCGTCGTGGATTATGCCCATACCGAAGACGCTCTCGTCCGGCTGCTGACGGCCGCACAAGTGCTGAAGACCGGACGCATTATCACGGTGTTTGGGTGCGGTGGAGATCGCGATCGGGGGAAGAGGCCGAAGATGGGAGCAGCGGCAGTGGGCTACAGTGATGTCGTGATTCTCACTTCGGACAATCCTCGGACCGAGGATCCCCACGCCATTCTCGAACAAGTAGAGGTCGGAGTAATCGACGCACTGCGACAACGGTCACACGTCCAATATCGAAAAGTAGCTGATCGACGGGAGGCCATTAAGGAAGCTGTGCGGGAAGCCCGCGCAGGAGATATGGTGTTGATCGCCGGCAAAGGGCACGAGGATTACCAGATCATCGGCACACAGAAGTTTCATTTCGACGATCGCGAAGTCGCGCGCGACGCGATCGAACGACTCGGCGTCCGCGTCTAG
- the ftsL gene encoding cell division protein FtsL, protein MKTLTILIGLCLVFVFVWERVDMVRVGYHIERLKRDKTVLERQRDELRVKVSALSASDRIAKVATEKLGMSLPQQGQVIVVQTKPSGVQPTDVVPTEVKVARNDLPSGRY, encoded by the coding sequence ATGAAGACTCTCACCATTCTCATAGGGCTTTGTCTGGTATTTGTGTTTGTGTGGGAGCGCGTGGATATGGTTCGGGTCGGTTATCACATCGAACGGTTGAAGCGTGACAAGACGGTGTTGGAGCGTCAGCGGGACGAGCTCCGCGTCAAGGTTTCGGCATTGAGTGCGTCCGACCGGATTGCGAAGGTGGCGACAGAAAAACTGGGTATGAGTCTGCCCCAGCAGGGTCAGGTTATCGTGGTTCAAACCAAGCCGAGCGGTGTCCAGCCCACAGACGTTGTGCCGACCGAAGTGAAAGTCGCTAGAAATGATCTTCCCAGTGGGAGGTACTAG
- a CDS encoding PilZ domain-containing protein — MSSDTPNPSPNGQDRREYYRINVTLPIRLQPETDDTEGEFTEKSVNLSGGGIGVVVETLHQAGEILTCSLLLPDQVLFKSPIEVLRLVPIAYPGNTYRLHARFIRMTTQNRELLIKYVLQFQRYHLARHYSV; from the coding sequence ATGTCCTCAGATACCCCTAATCCTTCGCCTAATGGGCAAGACCGCCGAGAATATTACCGGATCAACGTCACGCTGCCCATTCGCCTTCAGCCTGAGACGGACGACACCGAAGGGGAGTTCACCGAGAAATCCGTCAATCTGAGCGGGGGCGGCATCGGGGTGGTGGTCGAGACACTCCACCAGGCCGGCGAGATTCTCACGTGCAGCCTGCTCCTTCCTGACCAGGTGCTCTTCAAGTCCCCCATCGAAGTGTTGCGGCTGGTTCCCATCGCCTATCCAGGCAACACCTATCGTCTCCACGCCCGCTTCATTCGGATGACCACACAGAACCGGGAATTGCTGATCAAATATGTCTTGCAGTTCCAACGTTATCACCTTGCCAGACACTATTCCGTCTGA
- the rsmH gene encoding 16S rRNA (cytosine(1402)-N(4))-methyltransferase RsmH, whose protein sequence is MVNEFVHVPVLSQEVLYWLVSHQPMTILDCTVGYGGHAELLLESSAAGTRVIGLDRDSQAIDFCRQRLIRFGERIVLRQGHYRDLKRHLVEAGVSTVDGVLFDFGVSSPQLNDASRGFSFQREGPLDMRMDQTTGQTAADLVNGTPEHELADIIFQYGEERYARRIARAIVQERQRRFIETTETLVSVIARSVPASYRHGRIHCATRTFQALRIAVNQELESLEPSLRDAAEVLSTGGRICAISFHSLEDRIVKHTFRSLAQGTEARLSVLTKKPILPSAEECAANPRSRSAKLRVAEHQPKSRLS, encoded by the coding sequence ATTGTTAATGAATTCGTGCATGTTCCAGTACTTAGTCAGGAAGTTCTTTATTGGCTCGTTTCGCATCAGCCAATGACGATTCTTGATTGTACGGTGGGATATGGTGGGCATGCAGAATTGCTTCTGGAATCAAGTGCGGCCGGAACACGAGTCATAGGACTAGATAGAGATTCCCAGGCGATTGATTTCTGTCGGCAGCGGTTGATTCGATTTGGTGAACGCATCGTGTTGCGCCAAGGACACTATCGAGACTTGAAGCGGCATCTTGTCGAAGCCGGTGTCTCTACGGTGGACGGTGTGCTCTTCGATTTCGGTGTCTCGTCTCCGCAGCTGAACGATGCTTCGCGAGGGTTCAGCTTTCAGCGAGAAGGCCCGCTCGATATGCGCATGGATCAAACGACAGGTCAAACCGCCGCCGACTTGGTGAATGGCACTCCGGAACACGAACTCGCCGACATCATTTTTCAGTATGGAGAAGAGCGATATGCGCGGCGCATTGCTCGAGCGATCGTACAAGAAAGACAGCGCCGCTTCATCGAGACTACAGAGACGCTCGTGTCCGTCATCGCTCGATCGGTGCCGGCTTCTTATCGTCATGGACGGATCCATTGTGCGACACGGACGTTTCAGGCCCTTCGCATCGCGGTGAATCAAGAACTGGAGAGCTTGGAGCCGTCGCTGCGAGATGCGGCAGAAGTCCTGTCGACCGGCGGGAGAATCTGCGCGATCTCTTTTCACTCTCTCGAAGACCGTATTGTCAAACATACGTTCCGGTCTCTCGCCCAAGGGACCGAAGCCAGGCTTTCAGTGCTCACGAAGAAACCGATCCTTCCCTCCGCAGAAGAGTGTGCAGCGAATCCACGGTCGCGAAGCGCCAAGTTGCGAGTCGCGGAACATCAACCGAAGTCGAGGCTTTCATGA